CGCGCTGGCGGGTGAGTTCCTTCTCGGCGCCGAGCAGCTCGCGGCGGGCGGCGAGCCATTGGGCAGGAGTGACGGTGGGTGATGTGGTATTCATGGGTTGATGTTGAGGGAAAGAGCAAGGCATGGCTCCGCCCGGGAGACGCAGGACGTCTCGAATGGCAGTCGCGGAGGTTAGGCCGGCGGAGGGCTAGGCTTTCGCCGCGGCGCGGAGTTTTTCGTATTCGGGCAGCAGGCGGGAGTGGGTGGCCCAGAGCGGCGGACGCGCGCTGCCCGCCAACTCGGCGATGAGCAGGGCACAGTGCGTATGCCAGCCGCTGGCGAAGTTGCAGAGATCCGGCAGATCCTCGCCCTTGGCGCGGTGCGTGAGCACGAGCAGCACCTGCGAACCCTGCGGGGTCAGCTCGAAGGTCACCTCGGAGTCGTCGCCGCCGAAGGTGTGGACGAGCAGCCGGGGCGGTTCGCAGCGCAGCACGCGGCCGCCGAAGGTCACGCCGGGGTCGTGGATGTGCTTGAACTTCTCCGGCGGCGTCTCGCCCGGCGCGAGCTTGGCATGGTGCATGATGAATTCGATCTTGCCGCCCGGTTTCGCCTCGAAGATTCCGCCGGAGAGCCAGCGGATGCGCTTCTCGGGATTGATCAGGTAGTCCCAGACCCGCTCGATCGGGCCGGGGAGGAGGCGGACCATGCGCAGTTCGCCGGGCGAGCTGAACTGGGCGTGGGCCTGGTTGTCGGGCGTGGATTTCATTTTTTGGAAGCTTTCTTGGCGGCGGCGTCCTCGCTGCGCAGCTCGCGCTCCAGGGCGTCGAGGCGGCGCGACCAGAAGGCGCGGGTTTTTTCCAGCCAGGCGCCGAGTTCGTCGAGGCCGGCGGGGTTGAGGGACTGGATGCGGGACTTGCCCTCGGCGCGGGTGACGACGAGACCGGCGTCGCGGAGCACGTTGAGGTGCTGGGAAATCGCGGGAGCGCTGACGTCAAACTCGTCAACCAGTTCGCCGGCGGTGCGGTCGCGCTGGGCGAGCAGCTCGACGATGCGACGGCGGGTGGGATCGGCGAGGGCTTCGAGACTGAGCATGGCGGAAATATTAAGCAAACGCTTAATTAAGCAAGCACTAAAACGAAAATCCTGTCTTGGCGGAGTCCTTGTGCGCCCTAGTTTGGCGGCATGTCGCGCTTGTTTACCCTTCTGGCCGTCCTGTTGCTCGCCGGTTGCACGCCCAAGGAACCGCCGCCCCCGCCCGCGCCGGTGAAGTCCGAGCTGGAGCTGAAGCGGGAGAAGTTCTTCGGTGCCGCGGCGGCGCAGGATAAAGCGATCGACTGGCGCAGCAGCGGTCTCGGCGTGAAGCTCATCACGGCGGGCGAGGGCGTTTCCCCGACCGCCTCCGACAAGGTGCGCGTCCACTACACGGGGACGCTGGCCGACGGCACGGTATTCGATGACACCCGTGCCAAGGGCAAGCCGGCGCAGTTTGCGCTGAGCCAGTTGCTGCGGGGGATGACCGAGGGCATTGGCTACCTCAAGCCCGGCGGTCGCGCGGTGCTCTACATTCCGCCGAGCCTGGGCTACGGCAGCATGCGCGCCGGCAGCATCCCGCCGGTGTCGGGCCTGACGTTCGATGTGGAGCTGCTCGAGGTGCTGCCGCGGGAGTAGGGGGGCGAGTCCGGGACGTAGCCGCGTTTGAGTCCCGCATTTGCGGGATGAAAGCGTGGTCAGGGGACGACCACGTTGTCGCTTCGCTCCAACGCGGCTACGCCGGAACTTAACTCCGTTTCGTCTTACCGCCGCTCCGGTGCGATCAGCCGGATCTCCGCGGCGAACGCGGCATGCGCTGCCGCCTCCACGGGCCGGTGCTTCACGGTGGTCGAGGCCGGATCGGCACCGAGGTAGTTGTTGCCTTTCCAGTTCCGGGCCGGTCGCACGGGACGCGGGGTGAATCCGCCGCCGCAGTTGGGGCACACATTGAGGAGCACGCCCTCGACGCAGTCGGCGCAGAAGGTGCATTCGTAGGAGCAGATGCGCGCCTCGGTGGAGGCGGGCGGCAGCGCGCGGTGGCAGTTTTCGCAGCTGGGGCGGAGTTCGAGCATGGCCCGAGATTCGCGGAAAATCCGGATGGGTCGAGTCGCGAACCGGTGGCGCCGGCACAGCTGACCGCCGGGACGGCGGGTGCAGCATCGTTGCCCGTCACATTCAAGTCCGGGCCAGGCTGTGCCGATGAACAGCCTGTCACCTAAAACCCTTTCTGCTCCAGCTTCCCCCTCCGGCTGTGGTGCGTCCCTTTTTTCGGGCCAACCCTGGTCGCGCTGGCGCTGCCATGACCAAGATCCATCACAAGCTCCTC
This DNA window, taken from Oleiharenicola lentus, encodes the following:
- a CDS encoding SRPBCC family protein; this translates as MKSTPDNQAHAQFSSPGELRMVRLLPGPIERVWDYLINPEKRIRWLSGGIFEAKPGGKIEFIMHHAKLAPGETPPEKFKHIHDPGVTFGGRVLRCEPPRLLVHTFGGDDSEVTFELTPQGSQVLLVLTHRAKGEDLPDLCNFASGWHTHCALLIAELAGSARPPLWATHSRLLPEYEKLRAAAKA
- a CDS encoding metalloregulator ArsR/SmtB family transcription factor; the encoded protein is MLSLEALADPTRRRIVELLAQRDRTAGELVDEFDVSAPAISQHLNVLRDAGLVVTRAEGKSRIQSLNPAGLDELGAWLEKTRAFWSRRLDALERELRSEDAAAKKASKK
- a CDS encoding FKBP-type peptidyl-prolyl cis-trans isomerase; this translates as MSRLFTLLAVLLLAGCTPKEPPPPPAPVKSELELKREKFFGAAAAQDKAIDWRSSGLGVKLITAGEGVSPTASDKVRVHYTGTLADGTVFDDTRAKGKPAQFALSQLLRGMTEGIGYLKPGGRAVLYIPPSLGYGSMRAGSIPPVSGLTFDVELLEVLPRE
- a CDS encoding DUF1272 domain-containing protein → MLELRPSCENCHRALPPASTEARICSYECTFCADCVEGVLLNVCPNCGGGFTPRPVRPARNWKGNNYLGADPASTTVKHRPVEAAAHAAFAAEIRLIAPERR